A genomic window from Deltaproteobacteria bacterium includes:
- a CDS encoding RNA-binding protein: MGKRLYVGNLPYEITEDEIRQTFGPCGNITEVRIVTDKFTGRSRGFGFVEMSTDEEAARAVSELNDAPLGGRKLIVSEARTEGSGGGRGGHGGGGGGGGRRREGGGGGGGGFGNRRRYGDR; this comes from the coding sequence ATGGGTAAGCGCCTCTATGTAGGGAACCTCCCCTACGAAATCACCGAAGACGAGATTCGGCAGACCTTCGGGCCGTGCGGGAACATCACCGAAGTGCGGATCGTGACCGATAAGTTCACCGGTCGCTCGCGCGGGTTCGGCTTCGTCGAAATGTCGACCGACGAAGAGGCCGCACGCGCGGTTTCGGAACTGAACGATGCTCCGCTTGGTGGTCGCAAATTGATCGTCAGCGAGGCCCGCACTGAAGGTTCCGGCGGCGGCCGTGGTGGGCACGGGGGTGGCGGCGGTGGTGGCGGACGGCGGCGAGAAGGTGGTGGTGGTGGTGGTGGCGGATTCGGCAACCGGCGCCGCTACGGCGATCGCTAG